The following proteins come from a genomic window of Hevea brasiliensis isolate MT/VB/25A 57/8 unplaced genomic scaffold, ASM3005281v1 Scaf63, whole genome shotgun sequence:
- the LOC110631536 gene encoding uncharacterized protein LOC110631536: MAPSKGWMDLVGDRLNDVYLRGVEEFLDYAFRKTGRHGDIHCPCVKCSNTYSATREVVGTHLKVYGIIRNCTFWYHHGERVGESESNLESVQQSEDEPSNEMHDILRDLYPEFCGQDTNDMDTDIFACDIHKEEPNEEANKFYRLLRDFEQPLYQVSKSSKLSCLVKLLHIKSLGRWSNESFTMLLQLLKDELLPQGSNLPQSYYDAKKTDKYIGEDKVKTNGKRIPKKIMRYFPLKPRLQRLFMSTKTASLMRWHKDKRVDDGVMRHPADSMAWISFEKLHPNFASDSRNVRLGLASDGFQPFVNSKMPYSVWPVLLIPYNLPPWMCMKQSNFILSMLIPGWSTKGKLACLCCNKDTCWMRLANGGKQCYMGHRRYLPLNHKWRNDSESFDGTRERGLPPKPLSGNDILDQVKILEGVILTKAPHMKKAISHDGRGDNWNKKSIFFDLPYWWTLLLRHNLDVMHIKKNICDNILGTIMNIKGKTKDGNISLCVNMKESKISGLKSHDCHVLLLHILPLAIRGLLPKVVYEPLVELSLFFTHLGAKSLKVDVLEQLEKQIPITLCKLERIFPPSFFDIMVHLPMHLANEAKIGGPVQYRWMYPIERALHSFKSCIRNRACVEGSITDAYIANECMTLCSRYFHGIETKFNRMERNYDGGSNKNKGGLSIFSKVGRGLGASKTRDLDTQEWEQAHIYVAWLHKNDSSPMMGTLLSLSRGPTRYVTSFYGCIVNGYRFHIESHDKGLRTQNSVVVVIGDIGDEVNNIDYYGVLIDIIQLQYLRGRYNIHKGWHCVIKAHPRDSYDIPLEEDIDLFDLNQLGEAYQVDESSILNLEKQLQLMQMTKLVGRGWI; the protein is encoded by the exons ATGGCTCCTAGTAAAGGATGGATGGATCTTGTTGGTGATCGTCTTAATGATGTATATTTACGTGGGGTTGAGGAATTTTTAGACTATGCTTTTAGAAAAACTGGGAGGCATGGGGATATACATTGTCCATGTGTCAAGTGTAGTAATACGTATTCCGCCACACGAGAAGTGGTAGGGACACATCTCAAGGTGTATGGAATAATACGTAATTGTACATTTTGGTATCACCATGGAGAAAGGGTAGGTGAATCAGAATCTAATTTAGAAAGTGTTCAACAAAGTGAAGATGAGCCTAGCAATGAGATGCATGACATTTTAAGGGATTTGTATCCAGAGTTTTGTGGTCAAGATACAAATGATATGGATACGGATATCTTCGCTTGTGATATTCATAAAGAGGAACCGAATGAGGAAGCGAATAAATTCTATAGGTTACTAAGAGATTTTGAGCAACCATTATACCAAGTTTCTAAGAGCTCAAAGTTATCTTGCTTAGTCAAATTGCTCCATATCAAGAGCCTTGGTCGATGGAGTAATGAGTCATTTACTATGTTATTGCAATTATTGAAAGATGAATTATTACCTCAAGGATCTAATTTGCCACAATCGTATTATGATGCAAAGAAA ACTGATAAATATATTGGGGAAGACAAGGTTAAAACCAATGGGAAGAGAATACCAAAAAAAATTATGCGTTACTTTCCACTAAAGCCAAGACTTCAAAGATTGTTTATGTCCACAAAGACAGCGTCTTTGATGAGATGGCATAAAGATAAAAGGGTAGATGATGGAGTGATGAGACACCCTGCTGATTCAATGGCATGGATTTCCTTTGAAAAACTACATCCAAATTTTGCCTCAGACTCTCGCAATGTGAGACTAGGCCTTGCTAGTGATGGATTTCAACCTTTTGTCAATTCAAAAATGCCATATAGTGTTTGGCCAGTTTTACTCATTCCATACAATTTGCCACCTTGGATGTGCATGAAacaatcaaattttattttatcaatgcTTATTCCAG GTTGGAGTACTAAGGGAAAGTTGGCTTGTCTTTGTTGTAATAAAGACACCTGTTGGATGAGGTTGGCCAATGGAGGCAAGCAATGTTATATGGGTCATCGGCGATATCTTCCTCTTAATCACAAATGGAGAAATGATAGTGAATCTTTTGATGGCACAAGGGAGCGAGGGTTACCACCCAAGCCACTTTCAGGAAATGATATACTTGATCAAGTGAAAATTCTTGAAGGGGTCATATTAACTAAGGCTCCTCATATGAAGAAAGCAATCTCACATGATGGTAGGGGGGACAATTGGAATAAAAAGAGTATATTCTTTGACCTTCCATATTGGTGGACCTTATTGCTACGTCACAACTTAGATGTCATGCACATTAAAAAGAATATATGTGATAATATACTAGGGACAATCATGAACATAAAGGGAAAAACTAAAGACGGCAATATTTCTCTTTGTGTAAACATGAAAGAGAGTAAAATCTCAGGATTAAAGAGTCATGATTGTCACGTTCTTCTATTACATATACTTCCTCTTGCAATACGTGGTTTACTTCCTAAAGTAGTATATGAACCACTTGTTGAGCTGTCATTGTTCTTCACTCATTTAGGAGCAAAGTCATTAAAGGTAGATGTATTGGAGCAATTAGAAAAGCAAATTCCTATAACTCTTTGCAAGCTAGAAAGGATCTTTCCACCTTCATTCTTTGACATTATGGTGCATTTGCCTATGCATTTGGCTAATGAAGCTAAAATTGGTGGACCAGTACAATATCGTTGGATGTACCCAATAGAAcgagcattacattcatttaagtCATGTATTCGTAATAGAGCTTGTGTAGAGGGTTCAATTACAGATGCATACATTGCAAATGAGTGCATGACTCTTTGCTCAAGGTACTTCCATGGCATTGAGACAAAGTTCAATCGAATGGAGCGCAACTATGATGGTGGcagtaataaaaataaaggagGCTTATCAATTTTCTCCAAAGTAGGACGAGGATTAGGTGCCAGTAAAACTCGTGATCTTGATACACAGGAGTGGGAGCAAGCTCATATTTAT GTTGCATGGTTGCATAAAAATGACTCAAGTCCAATGATGGGAACCCTACTCTCATTATCACGCGGTCCTACTCGATATGTGACATCTTTTTATGGTTGCATTGTTAATGGGTATAGGTTTCATATTGAATCTCATGACAAAGGTTTGAGGACACAAAATAGTGTAGTTGTTGTAATTGGAGATATTGGTGATGAAGTTAACAACATAGATTACTATGGTGTCTTAATTGATATTATTCAATTGCAATATCTTAGAGGAAGAT ACAATATTCACAAAGGCTGGCATTGTGTGATAAAGGCACATCCTCGAGATTCCTATGACATCCCATTAGAAGAAGATATTGACCTGTTTGATTTGAATCAATTAGGTGAAGCATATCAAGTCGATGAATCATCAATCTTGAATCTGGAGAAACAACTACAGTTGATGCAAATGACCAAATTAGTTGGAAGAGGATGGATATAG